The Cellulophaga sp. RHA19 genome includes the window GACAATACCTCTCCTATTTCGGTTATTAATTTAACCGTTTCTAGAGCCTGTAAATTACCAATAATACCAGGCACAACACCTAGCACTCCGTTCTCATTGCAATTAGGTATTTCATTAGCAGATGGCATATTAGGAAACAAACAACGGTATGTTGGTCCGCCTTTATAATTAAATACACTTAACTGGCCTTCAAAACCTTGTATTGCACCAGAAACAAAAGGTTTCTTTAAAATAACACAAGCATCGTTAACCAAATATCTGGTTGCAAAATTATCAGATGCATCTACAACAACATCAAAATTAGAAACTATATCTAAGACATTCTCTTTTGTTAAAAATGTATTGTATGTTTTAAATAGTGTTGTGCTGTTTTGTGCTTTTAGCTTATTAACAGCAATTGCTAATTTAGAGTAACCAACCTCAGCCTCTGTATACAATACCTGACGCTGTAAATTGGTAATATCTATAGAATCTGCTTCTACCAAACCTAAAGTACCAACACCCATTGCATTTAAGTATTGCAAAACAGGAATACCTAAACCACCAACACCAATAACTAAAACCTTTGCTTTAGTCAATTTTTCTTGTGCTGCCTCTCCAAACTCTTTTAAAACGGTTTGTCTTACGTACCTCATCATAATTTATATAACTACTTAGTAAGTTGTGTTTCTATTCTTTGTAATGCAACTTTATATTCTTCTTTAGAATTTGCATTAAGCAAAACTTGGTCTTGCTCTGGATAAACAAGTTTAACATTAGCATTATTAATTAAAAATTTACGTGGACAACTACCATTACCTTCATTTAAATAATCTACAGACGTTTTTAAGGCATTTGGCTCCCAAATAGCACACAAGGGCTCTGGCAATTTACTCTCTGTTGTTGCAAAAGCTGTTGCTAGTTTAGTGTTATCTCTTTCTTGTTTTAATTGTTCTAATACAGCAATGTTAAGCAAAGGCAAGTCACAAGCAACTACCAACCATGCAACATTTTTATTGTGTTTATAAGCACTTAGCAAACCATTATAAGGACCTTTAAACTCATTTTTATCTACAATAACATTGTCATTTGTAAATTCTGTTTGTTGATCTTCTCTTATGCTGTAAAAAGTAGCATCACATACTTGATCTAGTAAATTATATACATAATCTCTTTGTGGAATATTGTGGTAAGTTATAGCTCCCTTATCTGTACCCATTCTGGTACTTTTACCGCCAGCTAATACCAGTCCGTAAAGTTGTGTTTTTTTCAAAGTAAAATAGTTTTTTTGATTGTAATAAGTTTACCCTCCTATAGATGTCATAGAGTTACTAAAAATACCATCGTATTTCTCTTGAGCTTCAAAACCTGTTTTTGCTCTACTACCAACAGCCTTTAAAATTTGCTCCTTCACAGATTCATCAGAATTCCCCTCTCTTAAAATAGCTCTTAAATTAGCACTAGGCTTAGCATATAAACAAGTAATAATATCACCAGTTGCAGAAATACGAAGTCTATTGCAAGAACCACAAAAAGTTCTACTAAAAGATGGTATTAAACCAAAGGTACTCTTATGACCTTTTATTTTATAGTTGATAGAAGTTGATGTAGCAGGAGACTCTAATTTTTCAATTTTAGGAAAAGTTGTTTTTATATGATTAAAAATACTTTTGTAATTCCATTTTATGGTTGAAAACTCTTTTGAACCTCCATTAAATGGCATTTCTTCTAAAAATCTAATAGAAACGTTGTAATGCTTCATTAGCTCTAAAATAGGAATAATATCCTCTGTATTTTGGTTATCTAAAACAATAAAATTAATACGTACATTAAAGCCTTCTGTTATTAGCTTTATTAAGTTACTATGTACTGTGTCATAAGTATCTCTACGTGTAATTTTATTAAACGTTTGCTTATTAATTGCATCTAAACTTACATTAACATTTGTAATGCCTAGTTCTTTTAGTTCTGCTATATGTGGGCCAATTAGTGTTGCATTAGTAGTTATAGAAATATCGTTTAAACCATTTAAAGCAGCTAGTTTACGAAGTAAAACCATAAGATCTTTACGTACAAAAGGCTCACCACCAGTAATTCTAATTTTATCTATACCCTGCGAAACAACAATTTCGCTAAGTTTCACCAATTCTTCAATAGTAAAAAGCTTATCGTTTTTTGCAAAATTAATACCCTCAGATGGCATACAATAGTTGCAACGTAAATTACATCTATCTGTAACCGCTAAGCGCAAGTAGTTTATTTTTCTATTATGATTATCTATCAGCATTATTCTCCTTTCGTTTGTCTATAATTTATCCGCCACTAACTGGTGGTATTAAAGCAATTTCATCTGTCTCTTGTAGAGTAACACTCTCTTGTGCATAACTATTATTTACAGCTATAGCTAAAGATGACAGTTTTTTTAAATCTGGATATTTTTCTTGCAAATACTGGTGTAACTGTCCAACCGTTGTATCTGCGTTGGTTGCAAAATTAGAAACATCTAATATACTAGAACCAATGATATCTTTTGTTACACCAAACAATAAAACTTTCATAAATTATCCTATTATTTCTTTATTTTTTACTCGCATATGCTCTGGGTTTTTAGCAAAAGGCTGTTGTGTAAACCTATGCCCTGTTACCGCTTTTAATGCATTTGCAACTGCTGCGCCTGCTGGTGGTAAAGTTGGCTCTCCTAAACCTGTTGGTGCTAAAGTGTTTTGCACAAAATGAGTTTCTACAACAGGAGCTTCTTTCATTCTAATTAATCTATATGTATCAAAGTTTTTAGACGATGGAACACCTTTATTAAAAGCAAAGTCCCCATACATTGCATGGCCTATACCATCTACAACTCCACCTTGAGCTTGGTTCTCCGCTCCTATTGGATTAACTACAACACCACAGTCTATAACACAAGTTACTTTTTTAACAACAGGTTCGCCATTTATCACCTCTACATTTGCAACCTCTGCAACGTGAGAGTTGTGACAATAATAAGCTGAAAAACCTTGGTATATATTATTAGGTGTTTTTCCCCAGTTAGATTTCTCTACTGCCAATTTTATAACATTCTCTAAACGTTCTGGAGAATATTGTATTTTTTCATCTGTAGTACCTTTTACTTTTTGTAACAAATCTAATCTCATTTGCACACGGTCTACATTTAACTCATCGGCCAACTCATCAAAAAAGCTTTGTTCTGCAAAAGCTAAAAAATTGGTATATGGTGCACGCCAAGCACCAGTGGTTATTTTACTTTGGTAATTAGCAGCATCTACCTTATAATTGGCTATAGCTCCTGCCGGAAAAAAATTAGGTATTAAACCGTACATATTACCATTTACGGCTGCCTCTCTTAAATGATATCCTGTTATTTCACCATTTTTTATAGAGGCTTTTATTTTATATTTAGATGCTGGTCTGTATATACCAGCCGTCATATCGTCCTCTCTAGAGTACACAATTTTTATTGGTTTTTTGGCTAAATTAGATATGGTTGCTGCTTCTATTGCAAAGTCGCCATACAAACGTCTACCAAAACCACCGCCCATACGTGTCATCTCTAAATGTACTTCTTCTGCCTTTCTTCCAAAATTACTTGCTATAACAGCAGCTGTGCGCTGTGGTGTTTGTATAGGACCAACTAAGTGAATTTTATCTTCTGTTACATTAGCATAGAAGTTCATAGGCTCCATACAATTGTGTGGTAAAAAAGGCGCCTCGTATGTACGTTCTAATATTTTATCTGCTTCTGCAAAGGCTTTTTGCACATTGCCATCTTCACGTAATACCTTAGCTTCTTTATTTTGTAGTAATTCTTTGAGTATTTTATCGTGGTCTTCTGTACTCTCTAATTCTACATCAGCTTTCCATTCTGCTTTAATAGTTTTTTTTGCTTTAAAAGCAGACCAAGTATCTTTTGCTAAAACAGCAATTTTATTATCAAACTCAATTACATCTACAATATTACTAGATGCTTTAGCCTCAGAATCATCAAAAGAAACAAGTGTTTTACCAAATGCGGGCGGACGTACAACAGCAGCATACACCATACCATCTGCCTTATAATCTATACCAAATAAGGGTTTGCCTGTTATAATTTTATCTATATCTACATTTACCGCATTTGTACCAATTATGGTAAAATCTTTTGGATCTTTTACACTTACATTCACTGGTACTTCTAATTCAGCAGCTTCTGCTACAACCTCTCCATAACCTAGAGTCTCTCCTTTAGAATTGGTTATTACGCCATTTTTTGTAGTACAGCTACTAGGGTCTACTCCCCAACGAATAGCTGCTGCATTAATTAACATTTGACGAGCTGTTGCACCTGTTTGGCGTAGAGGTTCCCAACCCAAGCGTATAGATTGACTACCACCAGCTACTTGCCTCTGAAAATTTACAGTATCTAAATCTCCTTGCACAACATTTACATTTTTCCATTCTACATCTAACTCCTCAGCTATTAGCATTGGCATAGCAGTTTTAACACCTTGTCCTATCTCTGGATTAGGAGAAAAAATAGTTACTGCTCCGTTCTCTGCTATTTTTATGTATGCATTAAAATCTTTGTAATCTAAATCAGCTAAATTTACAGGTGCTTTAGCATTGGGTTTACAGGAGTTAAAAAGATTAAACCCTATTAATAATCCACCACTTGCTAAAGAAGATGTTCTTATAAAATTTCTTCTACTAAATGCTATTTTTGAATTTGACATGGTTGTTGCTTTTAACTGTTATTAAACTAATTTAGTTGCAGCAACTTCTACTGCTTTATGAATTCTATTGTAAGCTGCACACCTGCAAATATTACCGTGCATTGCATTTTTAATTTCATCTGAAGAAGGACTCGTATTTTTTGATAAAAAAGCAGAAGCCGTCATAATTTGTCCGGCTTGGCAATAGCCACACTGTGGCACATCTACCTCTTTCCAGGCTTCTTGCACAGGATGTGTACCGTCTGCAGACAAGCCTTCTATTGTAGTAACTTCTTTTTCTGCTATTACACTTATTGGAGTAGAACAACTGCGTACCGCATTGCCATTAATATGAACTGTACAAGCACCACATTGCCCAATACCACAACCAAACTTAGTACCTACCAAGTCTAAATGATCTCTTAAGACCCATAACAATGGAGTATCTTCACTTACAATTACTTGTTGTTTTTTTCCGTTAATCTTAAGGTTATATGTTGGCATATTTTTTGATTTAAGAAGATTAGTAATAAGGGTAAATCATTAGCAATGACAATTTACTTAAAAAAAAAGTATTGAGTGGCACTATTATAACTATTAATAGCTCTGTAACTATTTAATGTAAAACCTTAACATTTTTTAACAGCGTTTGCTTTAATAGGTCTATAATTTTGTACGTTTACAGCCGTTAACATTAATGAACATAAATTATTATATATGAAATTGAATTGGAAGATTTTTTCACTTTTTTGCCTAACACTTTTATTTATTTCTTGCGGTAATGCAGACGATGATGTAAAGTTTGACTTTAACGATAAAGGTGAATTAGGAAAAGGAACAACCGTAGATGATTGCCTTGGTTTTGGCGAGAATGATCTAATATTATCTATACAAGAACAATACACAGCTAAACCCTCTAAAGTATCAGTGTTTTTTAAAGTATCTGACGCAGACGGTAACCCTGTTGTTGGCCTAGTAGAAGATGACTTTACAATATATGAACAAGGTAGAAATGATGACTGTTTTAATAGAATATCTACTACCGAGTCTTCAAAAGATATATCTCCTAACGGACAAATATTTAATAACAGCACATTACTTGTATTAGATTTAAGTAAAAGTGTATTAGATAGTAGTTTAGATGAATTAAAAGCTGCGTCTATTAGTTTTATAAATAATGTAATGCCAGAAGAAGACAAAAAAAGTGACTCTTTTAAAATGAGTATTCATTGGTTTGATGGTGAAGATAAATTACATGAATTAAACCCTTTAACTTCTTCTAGAGACGAGTTAATTGCTGCAATAGAAAGTATCACAAGTACTATTAGCTCTGATGCCTCTACAGATTTATATGGGGCAGCAATAAGATCTACAGATTTAGCTAGTAAATATTTAAAAGATAATACAGCAAAAGATGTTATTGGCGCAGCCTCTGTAGTTTTATTTACAGATGGTACAGACCAAGCGTCTAGATACACTAAAGCTGCTGCCTTAAAAAAGGTAACAGATGCAGATCCTAACATATCTTTCTTTTCTATTGGTTTGGGTAGTGAAATTGATACTGAAGTTTTAAAAGAACTTGGTAAAACATTTAGTGTATTTGCCACTAATAAAGAAGAGTTAGAAACTACATTTAACGAGATTTCTACTAAAATATCTGAAAGAGCTAATAGTTTTTACTTATTTGAGTACTGTACTCCTAAAAGAGATGGTAGTGGCACAAGTAACCTGGTAATACAAGTTAAAAAACAAAACAGAGAAGGCGCTGTACAAACCAAATTTAGCGCAGACGGTTTTACTGGTGGTTGCGGTCTATAATATTAATTTTATGAATTAAAATTAAAAAGAGTTTCTAATTTAGAAGCTCTTTTTTTTGCCTAAAAAGTAGGGTTTTCCTAGCTATAGTTGTTTTAATAATATACCAAGCAATTAGTATTTATATGAAATGCAATTGCAAACCAATTACTAACACTATAACATATAATAAAATGGGAATACTAAAAGAAATTATCCACGAAAGCGCCATTGGCAACAAACCAGCAATTTACAAAGCATTTGTAATAAGTGTATTTATTAGCATAGTATTAATTAGTTTTACAATGCTAACTGCAATACTTAGAAACCCACAACAAGTAATTACTGGATTTGGGTACTAATCATTTTTTAATACCAAACCATTTGTAAAAGTACCTTTACCTGTAGTTAAATCTATTAAATAACCATTAACAACTGCGTAAACGATTTTACCATTTTTCTCTAAAAAGAAATTAGGATTTTTACCCGGTGTTAATCGTAACGTTTTAGGTAATACATAACCAGTATTAACTATATGTAAGGGTAATTTGGTACTTTTAACTTTACTAGGTATTGTAGCAACAGGAATATACATAAAACCTTCCTTTAAAAGAGAAAGTGCATTTAAACCTAAAAACTGATCTAAATTAGCTATTGTTTTAGGATATACTTTTGCAGGTACTATAGTATAACCTTTTGCATTAAAAGTAAAATACCCATAATAGGTAGATAAGTCTCCCTGATCTGCTATTTTACCTAAATTATAAAAATCGGTGTGTTTAGGGTTATCTATTTCTGTATGGTTAATTCCTATATCTAACTTGTATGTTTTACCTAACAAATTATAACTAACGTTAGTCATTTTTAAGTCGAACATTTTTCTATCGTTTTCAGGGATTTTATTATAATCATCTATAGGAATATTAGCATAAGACCCATTTGCAATAGTGTATATAGCAGATAATATAGATACGTAATTTAGCTTACGTATTTCTTGCTTCTCTATGTCATCATAATTACCACCAGATTCTATTAAAATAGCACTTGTACCCCATTTTTGTATATTATCACCAAAAGCACGCGGTTCAAAATCATCATTATAACGCCCTACTTGTCCTGGCGCATATTTTTGTATAATGCTATTCATAAACACAATTACCTTCATAGCATTACCACGTACGCTATTAATATCTTTTTCGTAGTTATAAGCAGGTGCTAAATAAGATATAGTTGCAGGTTTGTTTGTACGCTCTGCATTGTAGTACGTACTTTGGTCGTGTAAATTAAAGCCAAAATCTGCCTTAAGACTATCTCTAACTCTTTTTAAAACCCTACCCTCTGGAGATTGTAAATGCAAAGCATCTCTATTTATATCTATACCTAAAGTATTACTACGAGTATAATACTCTGCTCCATCTGGATTAAGCATTGGTAAAAAGTGTAAAGTTAAGTTACTTAATATTTCTTTTTTTTCATCAGTAAAAGAATCTGCATTTAAAAAATTAAGAATATCAAAAATAGCTTGTGTAGCTGTAGGCTCATCTCCGTGCATCTGAGACCATAAAAAGACATTAATTTTACCTGTACCAATACTTACCAAAGATATACTACGCCCTTCTATAGACTCTCCTACTTTAGCAACCTTAAACTTAGTGTTGTTTGCAAACTTCTGCAATAATGGCTGTATGCTTTTATGTTTAATTCTACGCTCTTTTAAACTACCTTCTTTATATGTATCATAAGTACTATATAAACTACTAGTTATTTCTTTTTGTTGCGCATAACTATTAAATACAACACTTAAAACAACCACAATGCTAAGGACTAAAGACTTCATACTATTATTAATTTATATTACTGCAAGATAATGAATGGTATTAAGTAAAATCTACTATTTTTGAAATAGAGATTAACCCATTCTAAAATGAAAAATTTAAAAAGAGTATTACTTGTTTTGTTAGTTGTTGTAATTGTAGCCGTTGTTTACAATTACCCAAAATTAAATATGATTTCTGGTTATGCAGTTAAAAATATGGCATCTAATGTTTTTATTGCAGATAGAACAGCTGAGGAAATTAATACCGTAGATAACAATGTACCATTAATAAAATTAGCAGACTCTAAGGTTGATAAAAATACCAAAAGTGCTACGTCTTCAGTTTTTGGATTAATGACGCGTAAAGCGGTTTACAGAGATGGTTTAGGAGCTGTTTTAATTAATGATGATTATGACCCAACTAAGTTTACGCTACAACCACGTAGAAATTTCACAAAAACTGGCTTGCCTTTTCCTTATGGCGATAAAAAACAAAAAGACACTGTATTTACTACCGTAGACTATACTGCATTACAAAAAGCTATAGATATAGGTTTCTCTAACCCAGATATTCAAAAAACAAGAAGTACAATTGTTATTTATAAAGACCAGATTATTGCAGAAAATTATGCTGGCGGTTTTACGGCTGATACTAAAATTTTAGGTTGGTCTATGACAAAAAGTATTGTATCTACCTTATACGGAATATTGCAGTGTAAAGGAAAATTAAACGTTAACCAATTAGCTCCTATTCCTGAGTGGCAAAATGACGAAAGAAAAAACATCACTTACAATCATCTACTACGTATGCAAAGTGGTTTAGAATGGGATGAAAACTACACAGAAATATCTGATGCTACTAAAATGCTTTTTTTAGAGTCTGATATGACTTTGGTTCAACAAAAAAAAGAAGCTATTGCTAAACCAACAGAAATTTGGAATTATTCTTCAGGTACATCTAACTTATTATCTGGTTTATTAAAAAAGAATTTTAAAACTCATCAAGAATACTTGGATTTTCCTTATGCTAGTTTAATAGATAAAATAGGAATGCACTCTATGTTAATTGAAGCAGATATGGAAGGTAATTACGTAGGTTCTTCTTATGGCTGGGCAACCACTAGAGATTGGGCTAAGTTTGGATTACTATACTTACACAAAGGAAATTGGAATGGGAAAAGAATTTTTGATTCTGAGTGGGTAGACTATGTTTCTAAACCTACTGCACACTCAGACGGTACTTACGGTGGTCATTTTTGGTTAAATGCAGAAGGCAGGTTCCCTGATGTTCCTAAAGATATGTATTACGCTAGTGGTTACCAGGGGCAGTATGTTTTTGTAATACCTTCTAAAGATTTAGTTGTTGTAAGAACCG containing:
- a CDS encoding HesA/MoeB/ThiF family protein is translated as MMRYVRQTVLKEFGEAAQEKLTKAKVLVIGVGGLGIPVLQYLNAMGVGTLGLVEADSIDITNLQRQVLYTEAEVGYSKLAIAVNKLKAQNSTTLFKTYNTFLTKENVLDIVSNFDVVVDASDNFATRYLVNDACVILKKPFVSGAIQGFEGQLSVFNYKGGPTYRCLFPNMPSANEIPNCNENGVLGVVPGIIGNLQALETVKLITEIGEVLSGELLLFNGLHQAYNKIKFTVVKENLERTSLEDSYGDNGCSTGLSITINDFKGLISANKDFQLVDVRTLEEFNEYHINNATHIPLLELDKYQSKIEKNKAVYVICQSGKRSRIAQNQLLEKEITVINVEGGINAYRSLEIAH
- a CDS encoding vWA domain-containing protein — its product is MKLNWKIFSLFCLTLLFISCGNADDDVKFDFNDKGELGKGTTVDDCLGFGENDLILSIQEQYTAKPSKVSVFFKVSDADGNPVVGLVEDDFTIYEQGRNDDCFNRISTTESSKDISPNGQIFNNSTLLVLDLSKSVLDSSLDELKAASISFINNVMPEEDKKSDSFKMSIHWFDGEDKLHELNPLTSSRDELIAAIESITSTISSDASTDLYGAAIRSTDLASKYLKDNTAKDVIGAASVVLFTDGTDQASRYTKAAALKKVTDADPNISFFSIGLGSEIDTEVLKELGKTFSVFATNKEELETTFNEISTKISERANSFYLFEYCTPKRDGSGTSNLVIQVKKQNREGAVQTKFSADGFTGGCGL
- a CDS encoding NTP transferase domain-containing protein — protein: MKKTQLYGLVLAGGKSTRMGTDKGAITYHNIPQRDYVYNLLDQVCDATFYSIREDQQTEFTNDNVIVDKNEFKGPYNGLLSAYKHNKNVAWLVVACDLPLLNIAVLEQLKQERDNTKLATAFATTESKLPEPLCAIWEPNALKTSVDYLNEGNGSCPRKFLINNANVKLVYPEQDQVLLNANSKEEYKVALQRIETQLTK
- a CDS encoding M14 family metallopeptidase; the protein is MKSLVLSIVVVLSVVFNSYAQQKEITSSLYSTYDTYKEGSLKERRIKHKSIQPLLQKFANNTKFKVAKVGESIEGRSISLVSIGTGKINVFLWSQMHGDEPTATQAIFDILNFLNADSFTDEKKEILSNLTLHFLPMLNPDGAEYYTRSNTLGIDINRDALHLQSPEGRVLKRVRDSLKADFGFNLHDQSTYYNAERTNKPATISYLAPAYNYEKDINSVRGNAMKVIVFMNSIIQKYAPGQVGRYNDDFEPRAFGDNIQKWGTSAILIESGGNYDDIEKQEIRKLNYVSILSAIYTIANGSYANIPIDDYNKIPENDRKMFDLKMTNVSYNLLGKTYKLDIGINHTEIDNPKHTDFYNLGKIADQGDLSTYYGYFTFNAKGYTIVPAKVYPKTIANLDQFLGLNALSLLKEGFMYIPVATIPSKVKSTKLPLHIVNTGYVLPKTLRLTPGKNPNFFLEKNGKIVYAVVNGYLIDLTTGKGTFTNGLVLKND
- the moaA gene encoding GTP 3',8-cyclase MoaA, coding for MLIDNHNRKINYLRLAVTDRCNLRCNYCMPSEGINFAKNDKLFTIEELVKLSEIVVSQGIDKIRITGGEPFVRKDLMVLLRKLAALNGLNDISITTNATLIGPHIAELKELGITNVNVSLDAINKQTFNKITRRDTYDTVHSNLIKLITEGFNVRINFIVLDNQNTEDIIPILELMKHYNVSIRFLEEMPFNGGSKEFSTIKWNYKSIFNHIKTTFPKIEKLESPATSTSINYKIKGHKSTFGLIPSFSRTFCGSCNRLRISATGDIITCLYAKPSANLRAILREGNSDESVKEQILKAVGSRAKTGFEAQEKYDGIFSNSMTSIGG
- a CDS encoding (2Fe-2S)-binding protein, which codes for MPTYNLKINGKKQQVIVSEDTPLLWVLRDHLDLVGTKFGCGIGQCGACTVHINGNAVRSCSTPISVIAEKEVTTIEGLSADGTHPVQEAWKEVDVPQCGYCQAGQIMTASAFLSKNTSPSSDEIKNAMHGNICRCAAYNRIHKAVEVAATKLV
- a CDS encoding MoaD/ThiS family protein — protein: MKVLLFGVTKDIIGSSILDVSNFATNADTTVGQLHQYLQEKYPDLKKLSSLAIAVNNSYAQESVTLQETDEIALIPPVSGG
- a CDS encoding serine hydrolase domain-containing protein, with the protein product MKNLKRVLLVLLVVVIVAVVYNYPKLNMISGYAVKNMASNVFIADRTAEEINTVDNNVPLIKLADSKVDKNTKSATSSVFGLMTRKAVYRDGLGAVLINDDYDPTKFTLQPRRNFTKTGLPFPYGDKKQKDTVFTTVDYTALQKAIDIGFSNPDIQKTRSTIVIYKDQIIAENYAGGFTADTKILGWSMTKSIVSTLYGILQCKGKLNVNQLAPIPEWQNDERKNITYNHLLRMQSGLEWDENYTEISDATKMLFLESDMTLVQQKKEAIAKPTEIWNYSSGTSNLLSGLLKKNFKTHQEYLDFPYASLIDKIGMHSMLIEADMEGNYVGSSYGWATTRDWAKFGLLYLHKGNWNGKRIFDSEWVDYVSKPTAHSDGTYGGHFWLNAEGRFPDVPKDMYYASGYQGQYVFVIPSKDLVVVRTGLATYPIFDLNGFLGAVVKAVK
- a CDS encoding xanthine dehydrogenase family protein molybdopterin-binding subunit is translated as MSNSKIAFSRRNFIRTSSLASGGLLIGFNLFNSCKPNAKAPVNLADLDYKDFNAYIKIAENGAVTIFSPNPEIGQGVKTAMPMLIAEELDVEWKNVNVVQGDLDTVNFQRQVAGGSQSIRLGWEPLRQTGATARQMLINAAAIRWGVDPSSCTTKNGVITNSKGETLGYGEVVAEAAELEVPVNVSVKDPKDFTIIGTNAVNVDIDKIITGKPLFGIDYKADGMVYAAVVRPPAFGKTLVSFDDSEAKASSNIVDVIEFDNKIAVLAKDTWSAFKAKKTIKAEWKADVELESTEDHDKILKELLQNKEAKVLREDGNVQKAFAEADKILERTYEAPFLPHNCMEPMNFYANVTEDKIHLVGPIQTPQRTAAVIASNFGRKAEEVHLEMTRMGGGFGRRLYGDFAIEAATISNLAKKPIKIVYSREDDMTAGIYRPASKYKIKASIKNGEITGYHLREAAVNGNMYGLIPNFFPAGAIANYKVDAANYQSKITTGAWRAPYTNFLAFAEQSFFDELADELNVDRVQMRLDLLQKVKGTTDEKIQYSPERLENVIKLAVEKSNWGKTPNNIYQGFSAYYCHNSHVAEVANVEVINGEPVVKKVTCVIDCGVVVNPIGAENQAQGGVVDGIGHAMYGDFAFNKGVPSSKNFDTYRLIRMKEAPVVETHFVQNTLAPTGLGEPTLPPAGAAVANALKAVTGHRFTQQPFAKNPEHMRVKNKEIIG